In the genome of Desulfuromonas sp. DDH964, one region contains:
- a CDS encoding thioredoxin domain-containing protein, producing the protein MPTPSAPPPGRDKPSPRERPRSNRLAREKSPYLLQHADNPVDWHPWSEAAFTRARAEEKPVFLSIGYSTCHWCHVMAHESFEDEEVAALLNRHFVAIKVDREERPDIDATYMAACQMMTGSGGWPLTVILDPERQPFFAGTYFPPRSRPGVLGLIPLLEKIVELWQGQRQRVLATGTQLAVSLRQRNSRSAPDKQPGGQPLRQALQLYRQTFDATHAGFGAAPKFPAPHNLSLLLRLGARFASEDAEEMAVATLLALRRGGIYDQLGFGLHRYAVDARWLVPHFEKMLYDQALLILAANEAWQVRRDPALAQIAIETAAYLLRDLQHREGGFYCGEDADSEGEEGAFYLWTPAQVHAVLGDDRAELFCRHFDISAAGNFEGRSIPNLLGRHSPPDPVTAEQLEQARIALLAARTRRLRPHLDRKLLTGWNGLAIAALAKAGAALGRPDLVAAARAAADFVRGHLRTATGRLLRRWCDGEAAIPAFLEDYAFFCWGLLELHQAQLLAEDLQLALELATAMEDLFGDGEGGLFDIGRDAEEVLGRGRSLQDGAIPSGTSVAIGVLLRLGRVSGQRELTARGLKLLALSLPEIERYPAAYAQALCALDVALAPEAELSFWPGAEETAPSPLLAAVQQGFYPGLVWRRGSGPAPEPGPTAQLCRDHTCLAPVHSAAKLLELLAPAARP; encoded by the coding sequence ATGCCCACCCCCTCCGCCCCACCCCCCGGCCGCGACAAGCCGTCCCCGCGGGAACGGCCGCGATCGAACCGTCTCGCCCGGGAAAAGAGCCCCTACCTGCTGCAGCACGCCGACAATCCCGTCGACTGGCATCCCTGGAGCGAAGCCGCCTTTACCCGGGCGCGGGCGGAGGAGAAACCGGTCTTTCTCTCCATTGGCTACTCGACCTGCCACTGGTGCCACGTCATGGCCCACGAATCGTTCGAGGACGAGGAAGTCGCCGCCCTGCTCAACCGGCATTTTGTCGCCATCAAGGTCGATCGTGAGGAGCGTCCCGACATCGACGCCACCTACATGGCGGCCTGCCAGATGATGACCGGCAGCGGCGGCTGGCCGCTCACGGTCATCCTGGACCCGGAGCGCCAACCCTTCTTCGCCGGCACCTATTTCCCGCCCCGGTCCCGTCCCGGGGTTCTCGGCCTGATCCCGCTGCTGGAGAAGATTGTCGAGCTCTGGCAGGGGCAGCGCCAGCGCGTCCTCGCCACCGGCACCCAGCTCGCCGTCTCCCTGCGCCAGCGCAACAGCCGCAGCGCTCCCGACAAGCAGCCAGGTGGCCAGCCGCTGCGCCAGGCCCTCCAACTCTATCGCCAGACCTTTGACGCTACCCACGCCGGCTTCGGCGCCGCGCCCAAGTTTCCGGCCCCCCACAACCTCTCCCTGCTGCTGCGCCTCGGCGCCCGCTTCGCCAGTGAAGACGCCGAGGAGATGGCCGTCGCGACCCTCCTCGCCCTGCGGCGGGGGGGCATCTACGACCAGCTCGGCTTCGGCCTCCACCGCTACGCGGTCGATGCGCGCTGGCTGGTGCCGCATTTCGAAAAGATGCTCTACGACCAGGCGCTGCTGATCCTGGCGGCTAACGAGGCCTGGCAGGTCAGACGCGACCCCGCCCTGGCACAGATTGCGATCGAAACGGCGGCCTACCTGCTGCGCGACCTGCAGCACCGGGAGGGGGGCTTCTATTGCGGTGAGGACGCCGATTCCGAGGGGGAGGAAGGGGCCTTCTATCTCTGGACGCCGGCTCAGGTTCACGCCGTTTTGGGCGATGACCGTGCCGAACTCTTCTGCCGCCACTTCGATATTTCTGCCGCGGGCAACTTCGAAGGGCGCAGCATCCCGAACCTGCTCGGAAGGCATTCCCCTCCGGACCCGGTGACGGCGGAGCAGCTGGAACAGGCCCGGATAGCGCTCCTGGCCGCCCGCACCCGGCGACTTCGTCCCCATCTCGATCGCAAACTCCTCACCGGCTGGAATGGCCTGGCGATTGCCGCCCTGGCCAAGGCCGGAGCGGCCCTGGGCCGGCCGGACCTGGTAGCAGCGGCAAGGGCGGCGGCCGATTTTGTCCGCGGCCACCTGCGCACCGCCACCGGGCGGCTGTTGCGGCGCTGGTGCGACGGCGAGGCTGCGATTCCCGCCTTCCTCGAAGATTACGCCTTTTTCTGCTGGGGGTTGCTCGAACTGCACCAGGCGCAGCTGCTCGCGGAAGACCTGCAACTCGCCCTTGAGCTGGCGACGGCGATGGAAGATCTCTTTGGCGACGGCGAAGGGGGGCTCTTTGACATCGGCAGGGATGCCGAGGAGGTGCTCGGCCGGGGGCGGTCGTTGCAGGACGGTGCGATCCCGTCCGGCACTTCGGTGGCGATCGGGGTGCTGCTGCGCCTGGGACGGGTGAGCGGCCAGCGGGAGCTGACGGCGCGTGGATTAAAACTGCTGGCCCTTTCCCTGCCGGAAATCGAACGCTATCCGGCGGCCTATGCCCAGGCGCTCTGCGCCCTCGATGTCGCCCTCGCGCCGGAGGCGGAGCTCAGTTTCTGGCCCGGCGCGGAGGAGACGGCGCCAAGTCCGCTGCTGGCGGCAGTCCAGCAGGGCTTCTATCCCGGCCTGGTCTGGCGGCGCGGCAGCGGCCCCGCTCCGGAACCGGGACCAACCGCCCAGCTCTGCCGCGACCACACCTGCCTGGCGCCGGTCCATAGCGCCGCAAAACTGCTGGAACTGCTGGCCCCCGCGGCTAGGCCTTGA
- a CDS encoding class I SAM-dependent rRNA methyltransferase: MKHQLLLRPGQDRRLRAGHPWVFSNEIEHLPSDLPPGAAVEIRSSRQAYLGNGYFNPHSLIAVRVLSRSGEDIDHPDFYRRRLEQAAAHRHRLYGHRDGVRLVHGEADGLPGLVVDAYGEVLAVQFLTWGIDCRRDLVLQALQELFQPRAIVARNDVAVRELEGLKPQVELLTGDLPDPLCFREGELSFRVDLLGGQKTGAFLDQKENHQALRGRVAGGRVLDLFCYGGGWSLHAAHFGAASVTGIDISPGAVALAAENARRNGLDQVCRFEQGDVFERLRQQGPGYDAVILDPPAFVKSRKKLPEALRGYLTINRRAMEQVVPGGILVTCTCSHHLDRETFLGLLRQAAHQAGREARLLEVRGQAFDHPVLLACPETEYLKCVILQLL, translated from the coding sequence TTGAAGCACCAGCTCCTGCTGCGCCCGGGGCAGGATCGCCGTCTGCGCGCCGGCCATCCCTGGGTCTTCAGTAACGAAATCGAACACCTCCCCTCCGACCTCCCGCCCGGCGCCGCCGTGGAAATCCGCTCATCACGGCAGGCCTATCTCGGCAACGGCTATTTCAACCCCCACTCGCTGATTGCCGTCCGCGTCCTCAGCCGCAGCGGCGAAGATATCGATCATCCCGACTTCTATCGTCGACGGTTGGAGCAGGCCGCCGCCCACCGCCATCGGCTCTATGGCCACCGCGACGGTGTGCGCCTGGTTCACGGCGAGGCGGACGGGCTGCCGGGACTGGTCGTCGACGCCTACGGCGAGGTCCTGGCGGTCCAGTTTTTGACCTGGGGGATCGACTGCCGGCGCGACCTGGTGCTGCAGGCCCTGCAGGAGCTTTTCCAGCCGCGGGCGATCGTCGCCCGCAACGATGTCGCCGTCCGCGAACTGGAAGGGCTGAAACCGCAGGTCGAGCTTTTGACCGGTGACCTCCCCGACCCGCTCTGCTTTCGCGAAGGGGAACTGAGCTTCCGCGTCGACCTCCTCGGCGGGCAGAAGACCGGCGCCTTCCTCGACCAGAAGGAAAACCACCAGGCGCTGCGCGGCCGGGTGGCCGGGGGGCGGGTCCTCGACCTCTTCTGTTACGGCGGCGGCTGGTCCCTGCACGCCGCGCACTTCGGTGCCGCCAGTGTCACCGGCATCGACATCTCCCCGGGTGCGGTCGCCCTGGCGGCGGAGAACGCGCGCCGCAACGGTCTGGACCAGGTCTGCCGGTTCGAACAGGGGGATGTCTTCGAGCGCCTGCGCCAGCAGGGTCCCGGCTACGACGCTGTCATTCTCGACCCGCCGGCCTTCGTCAAGAGCCGCAAAAAACTTCCCGAAGCGCTGCGCGGCTATCTGACCATCAACCGCCGGGCGATGGAACAGGTCGTCCCCGGCGGCATCCTCGTCACCTGCACCTGCTCCCATCACCTTGACCGCGAAACCTTCCTCGGCCTGCTGCGCCAGGCGGCCCACCAGGCCGGCCGCGAGGCCCGCCTGCTCGAGGTTCGTGGCCAGGCCTTCGATCACCCGGTGCTGCTCGCCTGCCCGGAGACCGAATACCTCAAGTGCGTGATCCTGCAGCTCCTCTGA
- a CDS encoding ArsR/SmtB family transcription factor yields MDRVEFNKDLNCDREAEILKVLGHPVRLKIVAGLMSQSCNVKKIWECLGLPQATVSQHLALLKNKGIIDGRRDGVEVFYTVISDPARMIVGALFDPGSCP; encoded by the coding sequence ATGGATCGAGTGGAATTCAACAAGGACCTCAACTGCGATCGCGAAGCGGAGATCCTCAAGGTCCTCGGCCACCCGGTGCGGCTGAAGATCGTTGCCGGCCTGATGTCCCAGTCCTGTAACGTGAAGAAGATCTGGGAGTGCCTCGGGCTGCCGCAGGCGACCGTCTCCCAGCATCTCGCCCTGCTCAAGAACAAGGGGATTATCGACGGCCGCCGTGACGGCGTCGAAGTCTTCTACACCGTCATCTCCGACCCGGCGCGGATGATTGTCGGCGCCCTCTTTGATCCCGGCAGCTGTCCTTGA
- a CDS encoding transglutaminase family protein: protein MTIRVALNHVTHYRFDRPVSLAPHVLRLRPAPHSRTPIHAYSLRILPETHFLNWQQDPFGNYLARLVFPERARELRIEVEVIADMTVINPFDFFVEESAENYPLTYDPQLGKELAPYFEKSEKGPLLSAWLEKVDLKKRRSIDFLVELNQRVKDSVNYSVRMEPGVQSCEETLGRAIGSCRDSGWLLVQILRHLGLAARFVSGYLVQLTADEKSLDGPSGPEADFTDLHAWAEVYLPGAGWIGLDPTSGLFASEGHIPLACTPSPGSAAPVDGAMEPCEVSFEFSNTVRRIHEDPRVTKPYSDEQWAFIDALGAKVDADLLAGDVRLTMGGEPTFVSIDDMEGAEWNTRADGPHKRKLAHELTLRLRAAFGPGGVLHFGEGKWYPGEPLPRWAYGCFWRKDGVPVWHNPKLLADLTRDDGATVVDAGRFARQLAKRLGINPGYLVPGHEDVFYYLWKEGTIPANCDPLKANLKDSLERQHLARLLDQGLGEPIGFALPLKWRADAGCWQSGRWDFRRGAMFLVPGNSAMGLRLPLDSIPWVAPAEREPLAENSLFAELPELGDIHGEVARRYSRFEPELPAHPELQPQSPADSGQQLVEIPHTALCVEARDGRIHLFLPPLGMLEHYLDLIASIEATAADLSLPVVIEGYEPPRDWRLERLLVTPDPGVIEVNIHPAASWQELVSNTTTLYQEARLARLGTEKFMLDGRHTGTGGGNHITLGGATPADSPALRRPDLLRSLVTYWQHHPGLSYLFSGMFIGPTSQAPRVDEGRDELLYELEIAFQQMPEGETPAPWLVDRLLRHLLVDITGNTHRSEFCIDKLYSPDSSAGRLGLVELRAFEMPPHARMSLVQALLLRTLVAWFWNTPYKHPLIRWGTELHDRFLLPHYVRQDLKDVAADLQRAGYPFQLEWLDPFFEFRFPHYGTVQIDNLELELRFAIEPWHVLGEEVSNQGTARFVDSSVERLQLRVSGLTEGRHVVACNGRRLPLRSTGRKDEFVVGVRYRAWQPPSALHPTIKPHSPLVFDVIDTWNGRSIGGCSYHVAHPGGRSYDIFPVNAFEAESRRISRFWDNGHTPGPLQPVPELASLGKFIPSGSPPRPMAPPPEDVNEEFPYTLDLRRGRG from the coding sequence ATGACGATCCGCGTTGCTCTGAATCATGTGACCCATTACCGCTTCGATCGTCCGGTTTCCCTTGCGCCGCACGTGTTACGGTTGCGTCCGGCTCCCCACAGCCGCACCCCGATCCATGCCTACTCCCTGCGGATTCTCCCCGAGACCCACTTTCTCAACTGGCAGCAGGATCCTTTTGGCAATTACCTGGCGCGGCTGGTCTTCCCGGAACGGGCCCGGGAGCTGCGCATCGAAGTGGAGGTGATCGCCGACATGACGGTGATCAACCCCTTCGATTTTTTTGTCGAGGAGTCGGCGGAGAACTATCCCCTTACCTACGATCCGCAGCTCGGCAAGGAACTCGCCCCCTATTTCGAAAAGAGCGAGAAGGGGCCGCTCCTCAGTGCCTGGCTGGAGAAGGTCGACCTCAAGAAACGGCGCAGCATCGACTTCCTGGTCGAGCTCAACCAGCGGGTCAAGGACTCGGTCAACTATTCGGTGCGCATGGAGCCGGGGGTGCAGAGTTGCGAGGAGACCCTCGGCCGGGCGATCGGCTCCTGCCGCGACTCGGGCTGGCTGCTGGTGCAGATCCTGCGTCACCTCGGCCTGGCGGCTCGCTTCGTCTCCGGGTATCTGGTGCAGCTGACCGCCGATGAGAAATCCCTCGACGGTCCATCGGGACCCGAGGCCGACTTCACCGATCTCCACGCCTGGGCGGAGGTCTACCTTCCCGGCGCCGGCTGGATCGGCCTCGACCCGACCTCGGGACTCTTCGCCAGCGAGGGTCACATCCCCCTCGCCTGCACCCCGTCCCCGGGAAGCGCTGCTCCGGTCGATGGGGCGATGGAGCCCTGCGAGGTCAGCTTCGAATTCTCCAACACGGTTCGGCGCATCCACGAAGATCCCCGCGTCACCAAACCCTACAGCGACGAGCAGTGGGCCTTTATCGACGCCCTCGGCGCCAAGGTCGATGCCGACCTGCTCGCCGGGGATGTGCGCCTGACCATGGGGGGCGAGCCGACCTTCGTCTCCATCGACGACATGGAAGGGGCCGAATGGAATACCCGCGCCGACGGTCCCCACAAGCGCAAGCTCGCCCATGAGCTGACCCTGCGCCTGCGCGCGGCCTTCGGGCCCGGGGGGGTGCTGCACTTCGGCGAAGGGAAATGGTATCCCGGGGAGCCGCTGCCGCGCTGGGCCTATGGCTGCTTCTGGCGCAAGGACGGCGTCCCGGTCTGGCACAACCCCAAGCTCCTCGCCGACCTCACCCGGGATGACGGCGCTACGGTGGTGGACGCCGGCCGTTTCGCCCGCCAGCTCGCCAAGCGGCTCGGCATCAACCCCGGCTATCTCGTCCCCGGCCACGAGGATGTCTTCTATTACCTCTGGAAAGAGGGGACGATTCCGGCCAACTGCGATCCCCTCAAAGCCAACCTGAAAGATTCCCTGGAGCGCCAACATCTCGCCCGGCTCCTCGACCAGGGGCTGGGCGAGCCGATCGGCTTCGCCCTGCCGCTCAAATGGCGGGCCGATGCCGGCTGCTGGCAGAGTGGCCGCTGGGATTTCCGCCGCGGCGCGATGTTTTTGGTCCCCGGCAACTCGGCAATGGGGCTGCGCCTCCCCCTCGATTCGATCCCCTGGGTCGCCCCCGCGGAGCGGGAGCCGCTGGCCGAGAACAGCCTCTTCGCCGAGCTGCCGGAGCTGGGCGATATCCACGGCGAGGTCGCCCGGCGCTACAGCCGGTTCGAGCCCGAACTTCCGGCGCACCCCGAGCTGCAACCGCAGTCGCCGGCCGACAGCGGCCAGCAGCTGGTGGAGATTCCCCATACCGCCCTCTGCGTCGAGGCCCGGGACGGCCGGATTCACCTCTTCCTGCCGCCGCTGGGGATGCTGGAGCACTACCTCGACCTGATCGCCAGCATCGAGGCGACCGCCGCCGACCTCTCCCTGCCGGTGGTGATCGAAGGGTACGAGCCGCCGCGCGACTGGCGCCTGGAGCGGCTGCTGGTCACGCCCGATCCCGGCGTCATCGAGGTCAATATCCACCCGGCGGCGAGCTGGCAGGAGCTGGTGAGCAATACCACCACCCTCTACCAGGAAGCGCGGCTGGCCCGCCTCGGCACCGAAAAGTTCATGCTCGACGGGCGTCATACCGGCACCGGCGGCGGCAACCATATCACCCTCGGCGGCGCCACCCCGGCCGACAGCCCGGCGCTGCGGCGCCCCGATCTGCTGCGCAGCCTGGTCACCTACTGGCAGCACCATCCGGGGCTCTCCTACCTCTTTTCGGGGATGTTCATCGGTCCCACCAGCCAGGCGCCGCGGGTCGACGAGGGGCGGGACGAACTCCTCTACGAGCTCGAGATCGCCTTTCAGCAGATGCCGGAAGGGGAGACCCCGGCCCCCTGGCTGGTCGATCGCCTGCTGCGCCACCTGCTGGTCGATATCACCGGCAACACCCACCGCTCCGAGTTCTGCATCGACAAGCTCTACTCCCCCGACAGCAGCGCCGGCCGCCTCGGGCTGGTCGAGCTGCGGGCCTTCGAAATGCCCCCCCACGCCCGCATGAGCCTGGTCCAGGCGCTGCTGCTGCGCACCCTGGTCGCCTGGTTCTGGAACACGCCCTACAAGCACCCGTTGATCCGCTGGGGGACCGAGCTGCACGATCGCTTCCTGCTCCCCCACTATGTGCGCCAGGACCTGAAGGACGTCGCCGCCGACCTGCAGCGCGCCGGCTATCCGTTCCAGCTCGAATGGCTCGATCCCTTCTTCGAATTCCGTTTTCCCCACTACGGTACGGTCCAGATCGACAACCTCGAACTGGAACTGCGCTTTGCCATCGAGCCCTGGCACGTCCTCGGCGAAGAGGTCAGCAACCAGGGGACCGCCCGTTTCGTCGACTCCTCGGTGGAGCGGCTGCAGCTGCGGGTCTCCGGCCTCACCGAAGGGCGCCACGTCGTTGCCTGCAACGGGCGCCGGCTGCCGCTGCGCAGCACCGGGCGCAAGGACGAGTTTGTCGTCGGCGTCCGCTACCGGGCCTGGCAGCCCCCCTCGGCGCTCCATCCGACCATCAAGCCCCACTCGCCGCTTGTCTTCGATGTCATCGATACCTGGAACGGCCGCTCCATCGGCGGCTGCTCCTACCATGTCGCCCACCCGGGGGGGCGCAGCTACGATATCTTCCCGGTCAATGCCTTCGAGGCCGAGTCGCGGCGCATCAGCCGCTTCTGGGACAACGGCCATACGCCGGGGCCGCTGCAGCCGGTTCCGGAGCTCGCCAGCCTCGGCAAGTTTATTCCCAGCGGCAGTCCGCCGCGCCCGATGGCGCCGCCGCCGGAGGATGTCAACGAAGAGTTCCCCTACACCCTCGACCTGCGCCGCGGGCGGGGGTAG
- a CDS encoding putative manganese-dependent inorganic diphosphatase, with product MTQRRIFVVGHRNPDTDSICSAIAYCRLRQRQGVEHILPARAGNVNRQTEFVLEELGIPQPQLLIDVYPRVKDVVGREVVTIDGGAPLSRALELFHLHNIRLLPVVDNDRRPVGMLVLKRVAERFLVPREESAIRRVQASPASLRRCLKGTVLVGDELETVEELSLYVGAMASATFDAKLAGLEGRRLVLLTGDRENIQRKGIEMGVRVLIVTGNLPVAPGLLEIAAKRGVTVLSTPFDTATSAWLTRLSTPISHLVDGEVTSVSLTDRLDDLRLKLTHGKDPGVVVLDEEGRVAAVATKSNLLQSSPLQLILVDHNELAQAVPGADKVEITEVVDHHRLGNFHTEAPIRFINQPLGSTCSVVASLYRQAGLEPEPEMAGLLLAGLLSDTVILKSPTTTPSDHELATWLGRLAGRDPQEFGRRIFAAGSALAAYASLRQLLLADFKEYSAGEQSFGVGQVEVVSFHEFQGMKEAIAAELGKLREERRLDFAGLLVTDIVRETSLLLAVGGRDLSYRIGYSQVDANLFDLPGVLSRKKQLVPHLLKAFKA from the coding sequence ATGACCCAACGCCGTATTTTCGTCGTCGGCCACCGCAATCCGGACACCGATTCCATCTGCAGCGCTATTGCCTATTGCCGTTTGCGCCAGCGCCAGGGGGTGGAGCATATCCTTCCGGCGCGGGCCGGCAACGTCAACCGCCAGACCGAATTTGTCCTTGAGGAGCTCGGCATCCCGCAACCGCAGTTGCTGATCGATGTCTATCCCCGGGTCAAGGATGTGGTCGGCCGGGAGGTGGTGACCATTGACGGTGGAGCACCCCTGTCGCGGGCGCTGGAACTCTTCCACCTGCACAACATCCGTCTGCTGCCGGTGGTCGACAACGATCGCCGCCCGGTCGGCATGCTGGTCCTGAAGCGGGTCGCCGAACGTTTCCTGGTTCCCCGCGAGGAGAGCGCAATCCGCCGCGTCCAGGCTTCACCGGCGTCGCTGCGCCGTTGCCTGAAGGGGACGGTGCTGGTCGGCGACGAGCTGGAAACGGTCGAGGAGCTCTCCCTCTACGTCGGCGCCATGGCCTCGGCCACCTTCGATGCCAAGCTCGCCGGACTCGAAGGCCGCCGTCTGGTGCTGCTGACCGGCGACCGGGAGAATATCCAGCGCAAGGGGATCGAGATGGGGGTAAGGGTGCTGATCGTCACCGGCAACCTGCCGGTCGCGCCTGGTTTGCTGGAAATAGCCGCGAAACGCGGGGTGACGGTCCTCTCCACCCCCTTCGACACCGCCACCAGCGCCTGGCTGACCCGCCTTTCGACCCCAATCTCCCACCTCGTCGACGGCGAGGTCACCAGCGTCAGTCTCACGGACCGCCTTGACGATTTGCGCCTCAAGCTGACCCACGGCAAGGACCCGGGTGTGGTGGTTCTCGACGAAGAGGGACGGGTGGCCGCGGTGGCGACCAAGAGCAACCTGCTGCAGAGTTCGCCGCTGCAACTGATCCTGGTCGACCACAATGAGCTCGCCCAGGCGGTCCCCGGTGCCGATAAGGTCGAGATCACCGAAGTCGTCGATCATCACCGCCTCGGCAATTTCCACACCGAAGCGCCGATCCGCTTTATCAACCAGCCCCTCGGCAGTACCTGCTCCGTCGTTGCCTCCCTCTATCGCCAGGCCGGACTCGAGCCGGAGCCGGAAATGGCCGGTCTGCTCCTTGCCGGTCTCCTCTCCGACACGGTGATCCTCAAGTCGCCGACCACCACCCCCAGCGACCACGAGCTGGCGACCTGGCTCGGGCGTCTTGCCGGCCGCGACCCCCAGGAGTTCGGCCGCCGGATCTTCGCGGCGGGGAGCGCCCTGGCCGCCTACGCCAGCCTGCGGCAACTGCTGCTGGCCGATTTCAAGGAATACAGTGCCGGCGAGCAGTCCTTCGGCGTCGGGCAGGTGGAGGTGGTCAGCTTTCACGAATTCCAGGGGATGAAGGAGGCGATCGCCGCCGAACTCGGCAAGCTGCGCGAAGAACGCCGGCTCGATTTCGCCGGGCTGCTGGTCACCGACATTGTCCGCGAGACCAGCCTGCTCCTCGCTGTCGGCGGGCGCGATCTTTCCTACCGCATCGGCTATTCCCAAGTCGACGCCAACCTCTTCGATCTCCCCGGGGTCCTCTCGCGCAAGAAGCAGCTGGTTCCGCACCTGCTCAAGGCCTTCAAGGCCTAG
- a CDS encoding HAD family hydrolase has product MDWIFWDNDGVLVATEDLYFQASAEALGLVGIDLDLADFRTISLQRGESVFQLATGTDLGAWTIDALRDWRDRRYSELLAAGAPLQPAVIATLEALHGQVRMAIVTSSRRHHFEAIHRHSGLLPYFEFCLVREDYHHSKPHPEPYRLALSRSGARPERCLVIEDSPRGAEAALGAGLSCLVIPGAMNAGGPFHTGCREIRSLAEIPGLLGLSHGR; this is encoded by the coding sequence ATGGACTGGATTTTCTGGGACAATGACGGGGTACTGGTCGCTACCGAGGACCTCTATTTCCAGGCGAGCGCCGAAGCCCTCGGTCTGGTCGGCATCGACCTCGACCTGGCAGACTTCCGGACCATTTCCCTGCAGCGGGGCGAGAGCGTGTTCCAGCTCGCCACCGGCACCGACCTCGGCGCCTGGACCATCGACGCCCTGCGCGACTGGCGCGACCGGCGCTACAGTGAGTTGCTGGCGGCCGGCGCGCCGCTGCAACCGGCGGTTATCGCCACCCTCGAAGCGCTGCACGGCCAGGTTCGCATGGCGATCGTCACCAGTTCCCGTCGCCACCATTTCGAGGCGATCCATCGTCACAGCGGCCTCCTCCCCTATTTCGAATTCTGCCTGGTGCGCGAAGACTACCACCACTCCAAGCCGCACCCGGAACCTTACCGGCTCGCCCTCAGCCGCAGCGGCGCCCGCCCCGAGCGCTGCCTTGTCATCGAGGACTCCCCCCGTGGTGCCGAGGCGGCCCTCGGCGCCGGCCTCTCCTGCCTCGTCATCCCCGGTGCCATGAACGCCGGCGGCCCGTTTCACACCGGCTGCCGGGAGATCCGCTCCCTCGCTGAAATTCCCGGATTGCTGGGGTTGTCTCACGGCCGGTGA
- the bioC gene encoding malonyl-ACP O-methyltransferase BioC, with protein MTPLRPVDRASVKRNFARQASEYERHARVQRQVAQRLAGLLDGVDWPAGPILEVGCGTGLLSGLLSSRCAEASLILSDLAHPMTCCAANLLPAASAVDADAETLPFASGSCGLVASASVYQWLNSLPSALAEAGRILRPSGVLALALFGGRTLHELRTSHRRAVAESNSLQPSHALDFPDLGDLQAALAGSGLSPLQLFSDEVSETHRDVASLLRGLKGLGASNAARSRPPGLARRDVMQRMTQIYQAEFGRPGSIPATYEVIYLLARKVG; from the coding sequence ATGACCCCCCTGCGTCCCGTCGACCGGGCCAGCGTGAAGCGCAACTTTGCCCGCCAGGCCAGCGAGTACGAGCGCCACGCCCGGGTACAGCGCCAGGTCGCCCAGCGCCTTGCCGGGCTCCTGGACGGTGTCGACTGGCCGGCCGGCCCCATCCTCGAGGTCGGATGCGGTACCGGGCTGCTGTCGGGCCTCTTAAGCTCCCGCTGCGCTGAAGCGTCCCTGATCCTTTCCGACCTCGCCCACCCGATGACCTGCTGTGCCGCCAACCTGCTCCCCGCTGCCTCCGCCGTCGATGCCGATGCCGAGACGCTCCCTTTCGCCAGCGGGAGCTGCGGCCTGGTCGCTTCCGCATCGGTCTACCAGTGGCTCAATTCCCTCCCCAGCGCCCTAGCCGAAGCGGGACGCATCCTGCGCCCTTCAGGCGTGCTGGCCCTCGCCCTCTTTGGCGGGCGGACCCTCCACGAACTGCGCACCTCACACCGGCGGGCGGTTGCCGAGAGCAACAGTCTCCAGCCCTCCCATGCCCTCGACTTTCCTGATCTCGGCGACCTTCAGGCCGCCCTGGCGGGGAGTGGCCTCTCCCCCCTCCAGCTTTTCAGCGACGAGGTGTCTGAAACCCATCGGGATGTCGCCAGCCTGTTGCGCGGTCTTAAGGGGCTCGGAGCGTCCAACGCCGCCCGTAGCCGCCCCCCCGGCCTGGCGCGCCGGGATGTCATGCAGCGGATGACCCAGATTTACCAGGCCGAGTTTGGCCGGCCCGGATCGATCCCGGCCACCTACGAGGTGATTTATCTGCTGGCGCGGAAAGTAGGATAG
- a CDS encoding DUF3108 domain-containing protein, translating into MLQRLLLLLILVSWPVTPGAEEIAADRPVLEAQVLSFDELVGREFSYDISFLWFDRLAKGRFSLLPGEQPGTYRAVLEARTLGVAAWLTQDRVQSYVALMERQPDGRLRSLRYESRIIRRRDKTLVERSKRFTFDHVRREVRIEKLADGQQVWEEVRPMAAESTPNDILTAFFNFRAGYFGPLEPGRHYLVPTFNRQGAGNIEIDLLSGKERDGLDFFPAGGLVARLKVDPEIFDSEDGGIYVWLDDQLRPARGIVQNVIGLGDVRGSLRP; encoded by the coding sequence TTGTTGCAACGACTCCTCCTTCTGCTGATCCTGGTCAGCTGGCCGGTGACGCCTGGTGCCGAGGAAATAGCCGCGGACCGACCGGTCCTGGAAGCGCAGGTCCTTTCGTTCGACGAACTGGTCGGTCGTGAATTTTCCTACGACATCTCCTTCCTCTGGTTCGACCGCCTCGCCAAGGGGCGTTTCAGTCTCCTGCCCGGGGAGCAGCCCGGCACCTACCGGGCGGTCCTGGAGGCGCGGACCCTCGGCGTTGCCGCCTGGTTGACCCAGGACCGGGTGCAGAGCTACGTCGCCCTGATGGAGCGGCAACCGGATGGCCGGCTGCGCTCGCTGCGTTACGAATCACGGATCATCCGGCGCCGCGACAAGACCTTGGTCGAGCGCAGCAAGCGCTTCACCTTCGATCACGTCCGGCGCGAAGTGCGGATTGAAAAACTGGCCGACGGCCAGCAGGTTTGGGAGGAGGTCCGGCCGATGGCCGCGGAGAGCACTCCCAACGACATCCTCACCGCCTTTTTCAACTTCCGCGCCGGCTACTTCGGCCCGCTTGAGCCGGGACGCCACTACCTGGTGCCGACCTTCAATCGCCAGGGTGCCGGCAATATCGAAATCGACCTGCTGTCGGGCAAGGAACGGGATGGGCTCGATTTTTTCCCCGCCGGCGGTCTGGTCGCCCGGCTCAAGGTCGATCCGGAGATTTTCGACTCGGAGGATGGTGGGATCTACGTCTGGCTCGATGATCAGCTCCGTCCGGCCCGGGGCATCGTCCAGAACGTCATCGGTCTCGGGGACGTGCGCGGCAGCCTGCGCCCCTGA